CAGCGACGAGACCGGAGAGCTGGCGCGCGCCTTCAATGACATGGCCGAGCGCCGCAAGGCCGCCGAGGCCCAGCTCGCCGAGCAGGCCCGGCAGCGCGAGCACACCCTGCGGACGGTGGCCGAGTTCGTCAACCAGCTCGCGGCCACCACGTCGCAGGTCCTGGTGAGCACCACGCAGCAGGTGGCCAGCTCCCAGGAGCAGGGCAGCGCGGTGGCCGAGACGGTGAGCACCGTCGAGGAGATCGCCCAGACGTCCGAGGAGGCGGCGGGACGCGCGCGGGGGGTGAGCGAGTCGGCGCGCCATGCGGAGGAGGTGGGCCGCAACGGTCGGCGCATGGTGGAGGACGCGGTGGTGGCCATGTCCACCGTGCGCGAGCAGGTGGAGTCCATCGCCTCGCGCATCCTCTCCCTGGCCGAGCAGGCCCAGGCCATCGGCGACATCATCACCACCGTCAACGAGATCTCCGAGCAGACGCACATGCTCGCCCTCAACGCCTCCATCGAGGCCAGCCGCGCGGGTGAACACGGCCGGGGCTTCGCCGTGGTGGCCGCCGAGGTGAAGGCGCTCGCGGACCAGTCCAAGAAGTCCACCACCCAGGTGCGGCAGATTCTGGGGCAGATCCAGAAGGCCACCCAGGGCGCGGTGATGACCACGGAGGAGGGCACCAAGAGCGTGACCGCCGCCACGCGCGTGGTGTCGCAGGCGGGCAGCACCATCCAGACGCTGGGCGATCTGCTCGGCCAGGCGTCGCTCACCGCGGCGCAGATCTCCGCTTCCGCCGCCCAGCAGGCCACCGGCATCGGGCAGATCCGCCAGGCCATGCGCGACGTGAGTCAGGCCACCCAGCAGATGCTCAGCAGCACCCGGCAGACCGAGCACGCCATGCAGGACCTCAACGCCATGGGCCAGAAGCTCAAGGGTCTGCTGGTCGAGTACGAGCGCGCCGCGTGAGCGGGGCTCTCACAGCGCCGCGCAGTCCTTCC
Above is a window of Cystobacter fuscus DNA encoding:
- a CDS encoding methyl-accepting chemotaxis protein yields the protein MSIGKKIALGFGLSLLVLLIVALVAFQGARQLQETTEGLVDSRDQGRRMTMVLSLIVDAETSQRGFVITGDPIYLEPYQRALQRLDEDLLLLRRDLTGSPDQLARLDRLEPIIRERLATLDRTRQLREQSGGMDAVARAVRESSGRGRQLMDEVRRGLGEMLKFEDLRWSEFESQARESAWRSIWVLASGTLLGLLIVGLGSWIITRSITGPLDKLVKGTVQLGRGDLEHRIEVNNSDETGELARAFNDMAERRKAAEAQLAEQARQREHTLRTVAEFVNQLAATTSQVLVSTTQQVASSQEQGSAVAETVSTVEEIAQTSEEAAGRARGVSESARHAEEVGRNGRRMVEDAVVAMSTVREQVESIASRILSLAEQAQAIGDIITTVNEISEQTHMLALNASIEASRAGEHGRGFAVVAAEVKALADQSKKSTTQVRQILGQIQKATQGAVMTTEEGTKSVTAATRVVSQAGSTIQTLGDLLGQASLTAAQISASAAQQATGIGQIRQAMRDVSQATQQMLSSTRQTEHAMQDLNAMGQKLKGLLVEYERAA